In Candidatus Goldiibacteriota bacterium, the DNA window TGCAGCCGGGGCCGGCAAACCTGGCCGAATAAACACCGGGCGCCTTTGCCAGATATTCAACTTCAAGCCCTGAATCATCCGCGATTATAATTCTGCCCTTAGCCATTTTTCTTACCGCGCGCGCCTTAATGGCGGCGTTTTGCGCAAGGGTTTCGCCGGTTTCTTTTATATCCCCTTTAAACCCAATTTCATCAAGGGTTAAAACCCTGACTTTCTTACCTTTGAATATATGCGCGATTTCCAGGGCCTTATTTTTATTGTTGGAAGCAAGAATTATTTCGGTCATTTATCAGATCCCCAGCGCTTTTTTCTGAATTTTAAACAGTTCTTCAATTCCCTTTTTACCGGAAGCTATCATGGCGTTTAATTCTTCCGTTGTGAAAGGCTTTCTTTCCGCCGTGGACTGAAGCTCTATAAATTTACCGGACCCCGTCATTACTATATTCATATCCACATCCGCGCTGGAATCTTCTTTATAGTCAAGGTCCAGCAGAACTTCCCCGTTTTTCATACCCACAGAAACCGCAGCTATAATTTCATTTACCGCGGAAGATTCAGTTTCCCCGCTTTTCATTAATTTTTCCGCCGCGTCATAAAGAGCCACATAAGCGCCGGTAATTGCGGCTGTCCTTGTGCCGCCGTCAGCCTGCATTACGTCCGCGTCTATTATTATTGTCCGCTCCCCAAGTTTCTTAAAATCAATAACCGCGCGCAGCGACCTGCCAATAAGCCTTTGTATTTCCTGCGCCCTGCCGTTGGGTTTGCCTTTAACAGAGTCCCTTTGGTTTCTTGTATTGGTGGAACACGGCAGCATGGAATATTCAGCCGTCACCCAGCCTGTTCCTCTGCCTTTTAAAAACGGAGGCACATCGTTCTGAACCGTGGCCGTGCAGATAACTTTTGTATCGCCGAATTCCACAAGCACGGAGCCTTCGGCATACTTCATAAAATTACGGGTTATCTTAACTTCCCTCATCTGGTTATTATCCCTGTTATCCCGCATAAGGCACCCGCTTTTTTTATTTGGTGTATGAGACCATTGCTTTTTCCGATTCGTATACGCTTACCCTGCTGACCCGCGCTTCTTTAACCTCTTTTTCAAGTTCTTCATAAATAAACCTTGCTATGTTTTCCGCGGAGGTATTATTAATTTTAAAGAACTCCACATCATCATTTAAGTATTTATGGTCAAGATATTCCGTGACTTTTTTAAGGGCTGTCTTTAAGACGTTAAAATCCACTGCAAGGCCGTTTTTTTCCAGAGTCTCCCTTTTAAAGTACGCTTCCACCAGATAGTTATGTCCGTGCAGGTGTTCGCACTTGCCTTTATAGTCCCTTAAATTATGCGCTGACGCAAAAGTGTCTTTTACCATAAGTTCGTACATTTAAAACCGCCTTTTTATTCTTTACAGATTTATTTTTTTCGCTTTAATCATACTGCCTTTTAAAAACATAGCGCCAACCCTGTTAAAAGCCGAAGGGGTGTCAGTGACATAAAAAGCCGAAGTTTTTGAATTACCCTTTTTTGCAACCTGATTCTTCATTATAAGAAGGTTGGATACAACAGCAGCAGTCTCTTTGCCCGAATCTATCACGTTAACATCCGGCATTATTTTACGGATAAGGGGTTTTAACAGAGGGTAATGCGTGCAGCCAAGCACCAAAGTGTCTATTTTTTTGCCTTTAAAAGGCTCAAGATAGTGTTTTAAAATACCGGCTGTTTCCTGCCTGTCCAGCCACCCTTCTTCCACCAGAGGCACAAGCAAAGGCGCGGGATTTGAAAATACTTTTATGTCCGGATTAAATTTTCTTATTGTTTTTTCGTAAATTCCGCTGCCAATTGTCGCCTTTGTGCCTATTACGCCGATACGCTTATTTTCTGTCGCGGCAACAGCAGCCCTTGCGCCGGCATCAATAACGCCTATTATATTTATTCCGAATTTCTGTTTAATTTCATTTAAAGCAAGGGCAGAAGCGGTATTGCACGCGACAACGACGGTTTTTACGTTTTTTCTTAAAAGAAAATTAGTGTTTTCAACGGAAAAACGGATTATGGTCTCTTTTGTTTTTGTGCCGTAAGGCGTCCTTGCGGTATCGCCAAGATATATTATCTTTTCATCAGGCAATATTTTCATAATCTCTTTTACAACTGTAAGGCCGCCAAGCCCCGAATCAAAAACCCCTATTGCTTTATTGTTCATCTCTGCTCCGGTTTTTTAAACCTCTATAATTTCGTATTCTCTTGTTCCCATTCCAAGCTCTTCGGCGTGCTTTAGCTGCGCCTGCCAGTCCATCTTTGGGTGAACCATCCGAAACTTGTCGTTTTCCGCGTGTTTCATTTCATAGCTTTCTTTTTCCAGCACATTGGGCATTATAACAGAAGCTTTATTAATCATATCAGCTGACGCGGCATCAAGAGCAACCGGATCAAAAGAACCAAGTATTCCGATATCAGGCACAAGATACTTATCGCTTGACGGCGCGCAGTCGCATTCCGGCGTCACATTAATAATAAAGTTAAAATAAAAAACCGCTTTCTTTTTATTTTTAACCGATGCTGCCGCGTATTCCGCCATTTTTTCCTGCATCACTGACGGGTCAACATCCCAGTTGCTTTCAATCGCGTCAAACCTGCACGCGGCAATACATTCACCGCAGCCCGAACATTTATCAGAAATATTAACTGCCTTGCCGCCGTTTATTTCAATCGCGTTAAAATTACACCATTCAACACATTCGCCGCAGCCGGTGCATTTATCGCTTATGAATTTTGGAACCTGTCCGGAATGCTGCTCCTGTTTTCCGGCCCTGCACGCGCCGCCCATTCCAAGATTTTTTAAAGTGCCTCCAAAACCCGTAAGCATGTGGCCTTTGGCGTGGGAAACAACTATCATTTTTGGCGCCCAATATATGGCCGAAGCTATTTTTGCTTTTTTTATGTGCCTGCCGTTTATTTCAACTTCAACAGAGTCAGTGCCCAAAAGCCCGTCCGCTATTATCACGGGAGCCCCGGCAGTTTCTATCGTAAACCCGTGTTTCGCGGCAATATTATGATGCTTTACCGCATTGTTTCTTTCACCCACGTATAACGTGTTGCTGTCGGTTATAAAAGGGTTTCCGCCGCACATTTTAATCCTGTCAATTATGGCCCTGTAATAAACCGGAGATATAAAGGATACGTTTCCATGTTCTCCAAAATGCGCTTTAACGGCAACCAGATCACCGTCTTTAATTATACTTCCGGCTCCGGAACGGTCAAACATCTTTTCAAGGCGCGATAAAATGCTGTCGTCAAAATGTTTTGCCCCAAAAGGCGTAAAATAAACTTCTGCTTTCATTGTAAACTCCTGTCATACAGATTATGGCACATTAAAAGTACCGTGTAGAACCGGACAAGTACAAGTGCAAGACATTAAAACAGAAGAACCGGACAGCGCGGGAGCGCTATCCCTACAAATTCAAATACGAAAACTTATTACTTTTTTAACAGCTTATATTCAACAGAATCCACAAGCGCAAGCCAGCTTGCTTCTATTATATTTTCAGATACGCCCACCGTTGTCCAGACGTCATTTTTATCGGAACTTTCAATTAAAACACGCACCTTCGCGCTTGTCCCCGCGGAACCTTCAAGCACCCTTACTTTAAAATCAACAAGGTGCATATCTTTTATCTTAGGATAGAATTTAATAAGGGCTTTTCTTAAAGCGCTGTCAAGGGCTCCCACCGGGCCCACTGCATCGGCAACCGTGTGTTCAATCTGCCCTTTAACCTTTAACTTTACCGTCGCTTCGGACACCATTACCCCGCCCTTGTCTTCAACTATCACTTTAAGGCCTTCAAGTTCAAAGAATTTGTGATGCTTTAACATGTTTTTCTTTAAATACATCTCAAGTGACGCGTCGGCATCCTTAAATTCGTACCCTTCTTCTTCCATCTTTTTTATCTGAACAATAAATTCTTTTGTACGCGGGTCATCTTTATGCAGTTCAATACCCCACTGTTTCGCCTTAAACATCAGCGAACTTGCGCCAGCCTGGTCGGATATTAATATCTGCCTTGTATTTCCGACAAGTTCGGGATTCATGTGTTCGTACGCGCTTGCTTCTTTTAAAACCGCGTTGGCGTGCACGCCGGCTTTATGGGCAAAAGCGTTCTTGCCTGTAAAGGGCTGCCTGTCATCAGGCGGAATATTTGCCACTTCAAAAAGAAAATGAGAAGTCTCTGTAAGCTTTTTTAAGTTTTTAGATGGAATTGTTTCATATCCCATTTTAAGTGAAAGTATCGGGATTATGGACATAAGGTTGGCGTTGCCCGCCCTTTCCCCAAATCCGTTCATTGTCCCCTGCACCTGCGTTATTCCGTTTTTCACAGCCATTATGCTGTTAGCCACCGCAAGTTCAGAATCATTATGCGTATGAATTCCCAGTTTTGTATTTACAGCCCTAATTACCTCTTTTGTTATTTCGTCAATTTCATGAGTAAGGGCGCCCCCGTTTGTTTCCGCAAGGCACAGGCAGTCTGCGCCGGCTTTCTGCGCGGCTAAAAGGCACTTTATCGCGTATTCCGGGTTGTCCTTGTACCCGTCAAAAAAGTGTTCCGCGTCAAATATAACTTCCTTCTTTTTATCCTTAAGATATGCCACGGATTCATAAATTACTTTAAGGTTTTCTTCAAGCGATATGCCAAGTATTTTTTCGGCATGCAGCGACCAGGATTTTCCAAATATCGTTATTACTTTTGTGCCTGCTTCCAAAAGCGAATTAAGCGTTACATCATCCTGAACTTTGTTTTTCGCGCGCCTTGTGGACCCAAAAGCCGCAAGCTTGGCGTGCTTTAATTCAAGTCTTTTTGCTTTCTTAAAAAATTCAAAATCCTTGTTATTAACGCCCTTCATGGGCCAGCCGCCCTCAATGTAATCCACGCCAAGTTCATCAAGCCTTTTCGCAATGGTCAGCTTATCCTCAAGCGAATAATTTATCCTTGCGCTCTGGGACCCGTCCCTTAAAGATGTATCATATATGGATATCTTTTTTGCCGCCATTGTATTCTCCTGAAGAAATTTAATTCAAAATCAATTCCGCGCTATTTAAGAACAACTTTAAGAATAACGTAAAACACCGCAAGAAGGACGTAAATTACAGCAAGCACTTTCAGGTGCCATGCAGCGGAAAATTCAGCTTCCTTTTTCTCTTTTTTAGGTTCTGCCGGCTTGTTCTCCGCGGATGCCGCAGCTTCCTGCTTTACATTATCTTCCATAATACACCCCTTATTTTTTTGACCCGCTTTTTTTGCCAAGGCCAAAAGCCGCGTGAAGCGCCTTTACCGCTTTTTCCGTATCATCTTCGGATACAACGCAGGATATCTTTATTTCCGAAGTGGAAATCATATTAATATTTACTTTAGCATCCGCAAGCGCGCCGAACATCTTGGATGCAATTCCTGTATGCGTCCTCATGCCCACGCCTACAGCGGAAACTTTGCCCACTTTTTCATCAACAGAATACCCGGCAGCTCCGGTCTTTTTAACAATTCCCTCAACCACTTTTATTGTTTTTTTGATGTCTTTGCGGATGGTTGTAAAAGAAACGTCTGTTGTACCTTTCTCGCTTACGTTCTGAATAATAATATCAACATTTACGCCCGCATCGGCAAGCGTTGAAAATATCTTTGACGCCACACCCGGCCTGTCAGGAACTCCCTTTAAAGTCACCTTTGCTTCATTCTTGCTGTATGTTATACCGCTTACAACTATTTTTTCCATTTTGGATTCCTCCTTTTTAATTATTGTCCCGTTTGTTTCGGTGAATGTTCCCCTTACATGAAGCACCACGTTGTAATTTTTCGCGAATTCCACGGAGCGGTTATAAAGCACCTGGGCTCCGCTGCTTGCAAGTTCAAGCATTTCATCGTATGAAAGAAAATCAATCTTGGAAGCATCCGGACACACTGCCGGATTGGTTGTCAAAACGCCCGGCACGTCCTTTAAGAATTCCGCCACATCGGCCTTTAAAGCGTGCGCCAGCGCTACAGCGGTTAAGTCCGACCCGCCGCGGCCAAGGGTGGTAATGTTTTCTTCTTCAGTTATACCCTGAAAACCGGCTACAACCACAACTTTTCCTTCTTTTAAAGCCTTCTTTATTTTGTTAATACCTTCAATTGCTTTAATCCTTGCCTGTGTGTGAGACCTGTCAGTTATTATTCCCACCTGATGTCCTGTAAAAGAAATAGCCGGGCACCCTTTATGATTAAGAGCCATACTCATTAAAGCAATAGACTGCTGTTCGCCCGTGGATAAAAGCATATCCATTTCGCGTTCCGGCGGATTGTCTGATAATTTTTCCGCGAACGTTACAAGGTCATCCGTTGTGTCGCCGGGAGCCGAAACCACAACAACCATGTCGTTGCCCTTTTTTTTCATTTTTATAATCCTGTCGGCAACGTGAAGCATCTTTTCCGGCGTGGCAAGCGATGCGCCGCCGTATTTCTGAACCACTAAAGGCATATGCTCCTCCTGTATATTAAATATAAAAACTTATATTTTTTCCTTTATAAAATCCTCAAACAATTCCCACGCCTTTTCATAATGGCATCCGCTTTTTTCATTTATCTGTTTTTCGGAATATGCCGGCACCGTATTATTAAAATCTTTTCTTGTGTCGTAAATTACAAACGGAACCGCTTCTGCCGTGTGCGTGCGTTCCGAAATGGGGGTTGCATGGTCCGACGTTATCATAAGCCTGCAGTCCCCGATTTCATCAAGGCCGTCCATAACCGTTTTCACCACTTCCGAATCAAACTTTTCTATTGCAAGCACTTTGCCTTTATAATCGCCGATATGCCCCATTTCATCGGTTGCTTCCACGTGCACATAAACAAAATCATAATCCTTAAGGGCCGCAAGCGCGTACTGCGCTTTGCCTTTAAAATTAGTGTCTATAAAGCCTGTAACTCCGGGGACATTTATTACCTTAAGCCCCATTGCCATGCCGATTCCGTTTACAAGGTCAACGGCCGAAATTACCGCGCCTGAAATTCCGTATTTTTCCTTAAGCCCCGGAATTTCCATACGCCTTCCCTGCCCCCACAGCCATATCATATCCGCTGTGTTTTTTCCCGCGGCACGCCTTGCGGCGTTTACGGGATGATTTTTTAAAATTTCACGGGAACTTTCCATAAGGGCAATAAGTTCTTTTGCCATTGTTCCCTTCGGCATGTTATCGCTTAGTTTCTGACCGGTAATGTCATGCGGCGGCACACCCGTGATATCTTCCCCGCCTTTTGTAACCATTATATGCCTGTAACTTTTTCCGGTATAAAACTTAAAAGCGCCTCCGCCAAGTTTTGCGTCCACCGCTTTAATAAGTTCATCCGCCTCCGCGGTGGTAATATGCCCGGAAGAATAATCTTTCATTAAGCCGTTATCTACAGTTACCAGGTTGCACCTGAAAGCCACATCGTCGGGTTCAAGGCTTAAACCCATGCTTGAAGCTTCCATAGGGGCGCGCCCCGTATAATGCAAAACGGGATTATTTCCAAGAACTGACATGTTTCCAATATCAGAACCCAGCGGATAACCATCCACCAGTGTTTTTACCATACCGCATTTTGACTGCCTGAAAACGGAATCCATATTGGGTTTAAAAGCAGCTTCAAGCGGGGTCTTACCGTCAAGCTCCTTTACCGGCCTGTCTGCCATTCCGTCGGCAAGAAGTATTATATATTTCATACATTTACCATCCATTTGAAGATAAATTTTATCCCGGATAAAATCCGAGGGACAGATGCACAGAGGGACAGAGGGACAGTAAAACCATCCGCGCTTCCGTGCATCTGTGCATCCGTCCCTCAGTACTTATTTTATTCTTCCTCATCTTCTTCTGATTTTACTTTTTCCTCTTCAAGCCTTAAATCTTCCACGTCTTCTTCATCAACTGCTTTTTTCTTTACTATTTCGCCTTCCTCATCCTCTTCGCCTTCGGCTGTTTCTTCCTCTTCTTCTTCGCCCTCTTCGCCTTCAACAGCCTTTTTCTTAAACTGTATGTGGCTTATAAAACTTTTTCTTATCTCCCTGACGTCGGCCTTTGCCTGAACCACCGGTTCGTATTCCTTATTTATCGCAATGGCTTTCTTATAAGAATCTTCAGCTTCTTTAAACAGGTTTATTTTTTCCTGCGCTTTGCCCATTCCATAATATGCTTCAAAGAAATCAGGTTTTAACTCCACGGCCTTTTTAAAATGAGCGATTGCCTTTTTATAATATCCTTTTATTACAAGGGCGCCGGCATAATTATAATGGGCGCCGGCGAAATTTTTATTTATTTTTATCGCCGCTTCAAACTGGTTCAGGGCTTTGTCAAGCATTCCCTTTCTGAAATATGCCACGCCAAGGTTAGTTGCGGCTTCAACATAATGCTGGTCAAATTCAAGGGCTTTTTTGAAAAATTTAACCGCGTAATTATAAGCTTCATCGTCTTCCACCACGTCGCGGCTGTCAAGATAAACAAGCCCGGCGGCGTTATGAAGTTCCGCAAAGTTAGGTTCATATACCATGGCTTTTCTTAATATCTGCAGCGCCTCATCAAATTTTCTGTCTTCGCGCAGCATTTCCGCAAGGTTCAATGAAGCCCTTACAAAAATGTGGTTATCATTATCAAGTTCAATGGCTTTGCGGTAAAAACTTTCAGCGGCCGCCCTGTCTTTTTTTATTTCAAAAGCTATGCCCATGTTGTGATAAGCTTCCGCGTAAACCGCGTCCGCTTTAATTGCCCGTTTATACATATGAATAGCGTGATTGTTCTGCTTCATTGCCGCGTACGCAAGCCCGGCAAAATTATAGGATTTGGCGTATTCAGGTTTAAGCTTAATCGCCTTTTTAAAATCCTTAAGCGCGTCTTTATAGTTATGCGCAAGGTACTTTGTATATCCGGCGTTGTATGCCTTAAACGCCGCCGCTGATTTTTTTTCGCCGCCCTGAAGCTGCGGGCTTTTTCCGCCTGCGGCTTCTGTTCCGCCGCCCTCCGGAGCTTCTGCCGCAAAAACAGAGATACAAAAAGTTAATATAATCCCCGCGATTAACAATGCTTTTTTCATCATAATCCTCCTGTAAGTATACGGTTATTGCTTATTTTATTATCTTCATTATCTGTTTTAATTCCGCTTTTACAACTATGGGCTTAAATTCAACATTTTTTATCGCGCAATCCGGGTCTTTGATTCCGTTGCCGGTAAGCGTGCACACTATTTTTAATTTTTTCTTTTTAGGCAGATTTTTCTTTCCGTACTTTAAAAGCCCGGCAAAGGAAGCCGCGGATGCCGGTTCCACAAACACGCCTTCTTTCTGCGCCAGAAGTTTATACGCGTTTAATATTTCGGCGTCGGTTACCATATCTATCATGCCTTCAGATTCGTCGCGCGCCGCAAGCGCCTGTTTCCAGCTTGCTGGGTTGCCTATCCTTATTGCCGTCGCAATAGTGTCCGGTTTTTCCACCGGCCTTCCAAGCACAATAGGCGCGGAACCCGCAGCCTGAAAGCCCCACATTTTAGGAAGTTTTTTTGATTTTTTATCAGCTTTATATTCCCTGTAACCCATCCAGTAAGCGGTTATGTTTCCCGCGTTGCCCACCGGTATGCAGTGATAATCCGGCGCGTCGCCAAGAAAATCCACCACTTCAAACGCGGCTGTCTTCTGGCCCTGTATCCTGAAAGGGTTAAGCGAATTTACAAGTTCTATGGGAAGCGCGTCGCACACTTCGCGTACAATCCTTAACGCGTCATCAAAATTCCCTTCAACGGCAATTACTTTTGCGCCGTGTATAAGCGCCTGTGAAAGCTTGCCCAGCGCTATGTAGCCGTTTGGAATTACAACATAACTTGTAATGCCCGCGCGCGTTGAATAAGCCGCGGCTG includes these proteins:
- the rph gene encoding ribonuclease PH; the protein is MRDNRDNNQMREVKITRNFMKYAEGSVLVEFGDTKVICTATVQNDVPPFLKGRGTGWVTAEYSMLPCSTNTRNQRDSVKGKPNGRAQEIQRLIGRSLRAVIDFKKLGERTIIIDADVMQADGGTRTAAITGAYVALYDAAEKLMKSGETESSAVNEIIAAVSVGMKNGEVLLDLDYKEDSSADVDMNIVMTGSGKFIELQSTAERKPFTTEELNAMIASGKKGIEELFKIQKKALGI
- the queD gene encoding 6-carboxytetrahydropterin synthase QueD, which produces MYELMVKDTFASAHNLRDYKGKCEHLHGHNYLVEAYFKRETLEKNGLAVDFNVLKTALKKVTEYLDHKYLNDDVEFFKINNTSAENIARFIYEELEKEVKEARVSRVSVYESEKAMVSYTK
- a CDS encoding glutamate racemase, which produces MNNKAIGVFDSGLGGLTVVKEIMKILPDEKIIYLGDTARTPYGTKTKETIIRFSVENTNFLLRKNVKTVVVACNTASALALNEIKQKFGINIIGVIDAGARAAVAATENKRIGVIGTKATIGSGIYEKTIRKFNPDIKVFSNPAPLLVPLVEEGWLDRQETAGILKHYLEPFKGKKIDTLVLGCTHYPLLKPLIRKIMPDVNVIDSGKETAAVVSNLLIMKNQVAKKGNSKTSAFYVTDTPSAFNRVGAMFLKGSMIKAKKINL
- a CDS encoding DUF362 domain-containing protein, with product MKAEVYFTPFGAKHFDDSILSRLEKMFDRSGAGSIIKDGDLVAVKAHFGEHGNVSFISPVYYRAIIDRIKMCGGNPFITDSNTLYVGERNNAVKHHNIAAKHGFTIETAGAPVIIADGLLGTDSVEVEINGRHIKKAKIASAIYWAPKMIVVSHAKGHMLTGFGGTLKNLGMGGACRAGKQEQHSGQVPKFISDKCTGCGECVEWCNFNAIEINGGKAVNISDKCSGCGECIAACRFDAIESNWDVDPSVMQEKMAEYAAASVKNKKKAVFYFNFIINVTPECDCAPSSDKYLVPDIGILGSFDPVALDAASADMINKASVIMPNVLEKESYEMKHAENDKFRMVHPKMDWQAQLKHAEELGMGTREYEIIEV
- a CDS encoding citramalate synthase, which produces MAAKKISIYDTSLRDGSQSARINYSLEDKLTIAKRLDELGVDYIEGGWPMKGVNNKDFEFFKKAKRLELKHAKLAAFGSTRRAKNKVQDDVTLNSLLEAGTKVITIFGKSWSLHAEKILGISLEENLKVIYESVAYLKDKKKEVIFDAEHFFDGYKDNPEYAIKCLLAAQKAGADCLCLAETNGGALTHEIDEITKEVIRAVNTKLGIHTHNDSELAVANSIMAVKNGITQVQGTMNGFGERAGNANLMSIIPILSLKMGYETIPSKNLKKLTETSHFLFEVANIPPDDRQPFTGKNAFAHKAGVHANAVLKEASAYEHMNPELVGNTRQILISDQAGASSLMFKAKQWGIELHKDDPRTKEFIVQIKKMEEEGYEFKDADASLEMYLKKNMLKHHKFFELEGLKVIVEDKGGVMVSEATVKLKVKGQIEHTVADAVGPVGALDSALRKALIKFYPKIKDMHLVDFKVRVLEGSAGTSAKVRVLIESSDKNDVWTTVGVSENIIEASWLALVDSVEYKLLKK
- a CDS encoding aspartate kinase, which gives rise to MPLVVQKYGGASLATPEKMLHVADRIIKMKKKGNDMVVVVSAPGDTTDDLVTFAEKLSDNPPEREMDMLLSTGEQQSIALMSMALNHKGCPAISFTGHQVGIITDRSHTQARIKAIEGINKIKKALKEGKVVVVAGFQGITEEENITTLGRGGSDLTAVALAHALKADVAEFLKDVPGVLTTNPAVCPDASKIDFLSYDEMLELASSGAQVLYNRSVEFAKNYNVVLHVRGTFTETNGTIIKKEESKMEKIVVSGITYSKNEAKVTLKGVPDRPGVASKIFSTLADAGVNVDIIIQNVSEKGTTDVSFTTIRKDIKKTIKVVEGIVKKTGAAGYSVDEKVGKVSAVGVGMRTHTGIASKMFGALADAKVNINMISTSEIKISCVVSEDDTEKAVKALHAAFGLGKKSGSKK
- a CDS encoding cofactor-independent phosphoglycerate mutase yields the protein MKYIILLADGMADRPVKELDGKTPLEAAFKPNMDSVFRQSKCGMVKTLVDGYPLGSDIGNMSVLGNNPVLHYTGRAPMEASSMGLSLEPDDVAFRCNLVTVDNGLMKDYSSGHITTAEADELIKAVDAKLGGGAFKFYTGKSYRHIMVTKGGEDITGVPPHDITGQKLSDNMPKGTMAKELIALMESSREILKNHPVNAARRAAGKNTADMIWLWGQGRRMEIPGLKEKYGISGAVISAVDLVNGIGMAMGLKVINVPGVTGFIDTNFKGKAQYALAALKDYDFVYVHVEATDEMGHIGDYKGKVLAIEKFDSEVVKTVMDGLDEIGDCRLMITSDHATPISERTHTAEAVPFVIYDTRKDFNNTVPAYSEKQINEKSGCHYEKAWELFEDFIKEKI
- a CDS encoding tetratricopeptide repeat protein, producing the protein MKKALLIAGIILTFCISVFAAEAPEGGGTEAAGGKSPQLQGGEKKSAAAFKAYNAGYTKYLAHNYKDALKDFKKAIKLKPEYAKSYNFAGLAYAAMKQNNHAIHMYKRAIKADAVYAEAYHNMGIAFEIKKDRAAAESFYRKAIELDNDNHIFVRASLNLAEMLREDRKFDEALQILRKAMVYEPNFAELHNAAGLVYLDSRDVVEDDEAYNYAVKFFKKALEFDQHYVEAATNLGVAYFRKGMLDKALNQFEAAIKINKNFAGAHYNYAGALVIKGYYKKAIAHFKKAVELKPDFFEAYYGMGKAQEKINLFKEAEDSYKKAIAINKEYEPVVQAKADVREIRKSFISHIQFKKKAVEGEEGEEEEEETAEGEEDEEGEIVKKKAVDEEDVEDLRLEEEKVKSEEDEEE
- a CDS encoding threonine synthase, coding for MERYTGLINKYGKYLPVSRKTPVITLNEGNTPLIRFYRLEKMIGDNIELYGKYEGLNPTGSFKDRGMTMAISKAVEKGARATICASTGNTSASAAAYSTRAGITSYVVIPNGYIALGKLSQALIHGAKVIAVEGNFDDALRIVREVCDALPIELVNSLNPFRIQGQKTAAFEVVDFLGDAPDYHCIPVGNAGNITAYWMGYREYKADKKSKKLPKMWGFQAAGSAPIVLGRPVEKPDTIATAIRIGNPASWKQALAARDESEGMIDMVTDAEILNAYKLLAQKEGVFVEPASAASFAGLLKYGKKNLPKKKKLKIVCTLTGNGIKDPDCAIKNVEFKPIVVKAELKQIMKIIK